The nucleotide sequence ATGCCTAATTTGTCTATTTCATGTCAGAAGTTTATGGCAAGAAAGGTATAGGGTTAATCCCAGAATGATAGTCCCAACCGCCTTCATGTACTTCAAAGTGCAAGTGACTTCCATAAGAATTACCTGTATTCCCCATTGCTCCAATGGTTTGTAGTGCACCTACAGATTGGCCATAGGATACGGATAAACTAGACATATGTGCATACACCGTAGTTTTATCATACTGCGGATGATAAATATACACAACATTTCCGTAACTATTGGACCAATTGGCTCTGGCTACAACTCCAGATGCAGCAGCCTTGATTGGAGTCCCTGTTTTGTTGGCAATGTCAATTCCTCGGTGATAACCAAGGTCTCTTGGACCATAATCAGAGCTTAAACTTCCCTCAGCTGGCCATGCAAAAATGCCACTACCACCTGCAGATAATCCTGATCCAGAACCACCACCAGAGCCGGCATTTTTCTGTGCTTCTTCCTTAGCCAATTTCTCTAATCGAGAAGCTTCCGCTTGGGCTTGTTTTTTTGCTTTTTCAATAATGGATGCTTGTGCTGCTAATGTTTCTTGTTGTTCTTGTAGAGACATTTTATAGTCTTCTAAATGCTGCTCTTCTTCTTCCAACTGTACCATTAACTTTTCTTTTTGTGCCGCTTGTTGATCTAATGTAGCTTTTAGAGTTTGAAGCTCCTCTTTTTGACTAACTAAAGATTTCTTCTTATCCTCTAAAGACGCCTGTTTCGTTTCTAACTCTTTCTTATCAGCAGCTTGCGTTTCTAGTATTCCTTTATCCTGTTCCATGATTGTAGTAACAGCTGCTGCCCGGGTTAAGAAATCCCCGAAGCTTTGTGCTCCCATTAACACTTCAAGATAAGGAATGTTCCCACCACTTTGTTGTAAAGTACGCAGACGATCCTTTAAAAGAGCTTCTCTTTTCTTGATTCGCTCTTTCAAATCCTCAATATCTTTATTTAGTTTCTCAATTTGATTATTCGTGTCTTTTATTTCTTTTTCCTTTGAAGCGATATTCGCTTTCGTTTGATCTAGCTCACTGTTAATCGTATCAATTTGATCTGTTACTTGGTCTTGTTGTTGCAAATTGTCTTCGATTTTCTCTTCCGTTGCATCTGTCTTATTTTCTAAGTCCCCTTGCTTTTCTTGAATATCATCTTGCTGGTTTTCTAAATCATTAATTTCTTCCTTGACATCATTTAGATCCTCCGCATACACAAGGACTGAACTTGAAAAGATTGTGAGTAATGCTACTGCGAGGATTATGATAGAGCGAAAACTTCTTTTCATCTGCATGCTTTACTCCCTTCCACAATAAATCGGCTTCGAAGGTTAAAGAATAGAATCATAGAATTTAAACCTTCAAGAATTTACGTACACTCATGACACTTCCCCAAACACCTATACCTGCACCAATGACAAGAATAATTAGGGATAACTGCCATGCAAACGGATTGAATGGCAATAGCTCCACAAACTCAAAGCTAATAAGGTCACTAACATGAGCTTCTAAATAGTAGTATCCTCCAAGAATAAGGC is from Radiobacillus kanasensis and encodes:
- a CDS encoding murein hydrolase activator EnvC family protein, with the translated sequence MQMKRSFRSIIILAVALLTIFSSSVLVYAEDLNDVKEEINDLENQQDDIQEKQGDLENKTDATEEKIEDNLQQQDQVTDQIDTINSELDQTKANIASKEKEIKDTNNQIEKLNKDIEDLKERIKKREALLKDRLRTLQQSGGNIPYLEVLMGAQSFGDFLTRAAAVTTIMEQDKGILETQAADKKELETKQASLEDKKKSLVSQKEELQTLKATLDQQAAQKEKLMVQLEEEEQHLEDYKMSLQEQQETLAAQASIIEKAKKQAQAEASRLEKLAKEEAQKNAGSGGGSGSGLSAGGSGIFAWPAEGSLSSDYGPRDLGYHRGIDIANKTGTPIKAAASGVVARANWSNSYGNVVYIYHPQYDKTTVYAHMSSLSVSYGQSVGALQTIGAMGNTGNSYGSHLHFEVHEGGWDYHSGINPIPFLP